CTCCGATTATTGCAGATCCGATCCCAATAATGGTCCCGACAACAAGCGCAATGATCAATTGACCACCTATGTAAGTCTGAAAATCCTTATACAGAGAGTCAAAAAAATTGCCAACCTTGTCTTGGTCGCAACCGGGGAAAAGTATTGGTGCGCCTTTTTGAATCAAACCCGTTCTGCGAGCAATGACAAATCCCGCTATGATGAGCAGTACAACTCCGGTAATCCATGAAGTTATGTTAGAGGCAACATATTGTCCAATGGCAATTGCCGAATCGCTAAGCCACTGAGATGCACTTTCAACGATATCAACTATCGCTTCGGAAACAAAAGGAGGAAGCTTTTCCAACCACTTGTCAAACGCTCCGTCATTGAACAATGAATCTAACTCGGTAGATAGACTTCTAACTCCTCTGATGGTTATTGGAATAGCGCTGTATATCAGGAAGAACATGAATGTAAGGAGGGCAATACCTGTGATGATATTGAGCGCTCCTTTAGGGATCTTTCTACTTACAAACCGCGCCGGTGTATTAATTATTAGCGAGAAAATAAAGGCCAGGCCTAAGACTCGGGAAGTCATAGGGAAGAGGAAAAGAGTCATGAAGATTGCTATGAAATACCCAAGAACCCAGAATTTTGTTGTCTTCATATTAGCCCTCCGCCAGAGAATAATGGCAAATCTGTTGTATACTCATTATGTATATTTTCGGAACTGAGGTGCCCTATGAGAAGAGTATATATTATCG
This window of the Mesotoga sp. BH458_6_3_2_1 genome carries:
- a CDS encoding AI-2E family transporter, which codes for MKTTKFWVLGYFIAIFMTLFLFPMTSRVLGLAFIFSLIINTPARFVSRKIPKGALNIITGIALLTFMFFLIYSAIPITIRGVRSLSTELDSLFNDGAFDKWLEKLPPFVSEAIVDIVESASQWLSDSAIAIGQYVASNITSWITGVVLLIIAGFVIARRTGLIQKGAPILFPGCDQDKVGNFFDSLYKDFQTYIGGQLIIALVVGTIIGIGSAIIGVPNAIFLGLLAGITNFIPYLGVVVTSIPMIVLSFVSKGFWGVVGSIVLLVFANQIEIWFLSPKILSNRVKINWFIVLVSIIGFGELLGVFGVVFAVPILIFVKRFWMDFVLKERGESNWESTIETGTKKVRDKNHPLQEEQTDSQRD